A genomic region of Arachis hypogaea cultivar Tifrunner chromosome 5, arahy.Tifrunner.gnm2.J5K5, whole genome shotgun sequence contains the following coding sequences:
- the LOC112801025 gene encoding uncharacterized protein produces MSPRTSSSPLRFFFLLLWILGFSNFGSALKVPFRVKDVLPVLPHGISWPVLNNFHSAVDLLPSFVGSVSPTNGSIQWKGACFFDNEAKLEFTTGDRDDSDLGGGVLYLKTAAAHSWTCMDLYVFATPYRITWDYYFSAREHTLKFDSWEEPAELEYVKQHGVSVFLMPSGMLGTLLSLIDVLPLFSNTAWGQNANLEFLRKHMGATFEKRDQPWRATIDPADVHSGDFLAVSKIRGRWGGFETLEKWVTGAFAGHTAVCLKDEMGNLWVGESGHENEKGEEIIVVIPWLEWWESALKDDSNPQIALLPLHPELRAKFNTTAAWEYARSMSGKPYGYHNMIFSWIDTVADNYPPPLDAHLVISVMSMWTRMQPAYAANMWNEALNKRLGTEGLDLHDILLETEKRGIAFDQLLTIPEQDEWVYSDGKSTTCVAFILSMYKEAGIFSPFSSSIQVTEFTIRDAYMLKIFEDNQTRLPRWCNNENDKLPFCQILGEYRMELPGYNTLEPYSNMNENCPSLPPIYDRPSQC; encoded by the exons ATGTCTCCCCGTACTTCTTCTTCTCCACTccgtttcttctttcttcttttgtggaTTCTAGGGTTTTCGAACTTCGGCAGCGCTCTCAAGGTTCCCTTCAGAGTCAAAGATGTGCTCCCAGTTCTCCCTCACGGGATATCGTGGCCTGTTCTTAACAATTTCCACAGTGCCGTCGATTTGCTCCCTTCTTTCGTTGGATCGGTGAGTCCCACCAACGGTTCTATTCAGTGGAAAGGTGCTTGCTTTTTTGATAATGAAGCGAAACTGGAGTTCACCACAGGTGACAGGGATGATTCTGATTTGGGGGGTGGCGTTCTCTATCTCAAG ACAGCAGCTGCACACAGCTGGACCTGTATGGACCTCTATGTTTTCGCGACACCATACAGGATAACATGGGACTACTACTTCTCTGCTCGAGAACATACCTTGAAGTTTGATTCATGGGAAGAGCCTGCAGAGTTGGAATAT GTAAAGCAGCATGGGGTTTCTGTGTTTCTCATGCCATCGGGGATGCTGGGGACActgctttctttaattgatgTTTTGCCTCTATTCTCTAACACTGCATGGGGTCAAAATGCCAACTTAGAGTTCCTAAGGAAACACATGGGAGCTACATTCGAGAAACGCGATCAGCCTTGGCGTGCAACAATTGATCCTGCAGATGTTCATTCTGGAGACTTTTTAGCTGTATCAAAGATCCGTGGTAGGTGGGGAGGTTTTGAGACCTTAGAAAAGTGGGTAACTGGTGCTTTTGCCGGTCATACTGCAGTTTGCTTGAAGGATGAAATGGGCAATTTATGGGTTGGTGAATCAGGGCATGAGAATGAAAAG GGTGAAGAAATTATAGTGGTTATTCCATGGCTTGAATGGTGGGAATCAGCTCTCAAAGATGATTCTAACCCACAGATAGCATTGCTTCCACTTCATCCAGAGCTGCGTGCCAAATTCAACACCACTGCAGCATGGGAGTATGCTCGAAGCATGTCTGGCAAGCCATATGGTTATCATAATATGATATTTAGTTGGATTGACACAGTAGCTGACAACTATCCGCCACCTCTTGATGCTCACTTG GTAATTTCTGTCATGTCTATGTGGACTAGAATGCAGCCAGCTTATGCTGCAAATATGTGGAATGAAGCACTGAATAAGCGGCTAGGGACTGAG GGCTTGGATTTGCATGACATTCTACTCGAGACTGAGAAGCGTGGGATAGCATTTGATCAATTACTTACCATTCCAGAACAAGATGAATGGGTGTACAGCGATGGCAAGTCAACAACATGTGTTGCCTTTATTCTTTCGATGTATAAAGAGGCTGGGATTTTCAGCCCCTTTTCTAGCTCCATTCAAGTAACTGAATTCACT ATTCGGGATGCATACATGCTTAAGATTTTCGAGGATAACCAAACACGCCTTCCAAGATGGTGCAACAATGAGAATGACAAGCTCCCATTCTGCCAGATTCTGGGTGAATATAGGATGGAATTACCTGGCTATAACACATTGGAACCGTATTCCAATATGAATGAGAATTGTCCTTCACTTCCTCCAATTTATGATAGACCCTCACAATGTTAG
- the LOC112801026 gene encoding uncharacterized protein produces MGAGYKGPNFGRVRGYLLSKLMEDVKKMIERYREIWKQTGCTIMTDGWTNRCRRTLINFLFYCPKGIIFLKSVDASHASKTAELLFKLFKDVVNFVDPENVVHIVTDNAANYVAVGRLLEAEFPKLYWSPCAAHCINLMLQDIGKLNEVSETVSHASKITKYIYNYCHPLYLMRKFTGGREILRPAPTCFAINFIALQSILAQKDALRAMTLSFGICADIVKLTEPLVRVLRIVDNEDKAVMGFLYQAFNKDREEMVKRFQQKKEIVEPYLKILDTRWDSQLKKKLHAAGYGLNPAFRFNAAEFEKHKQTTFGLLDVIEKYSYDDSELNTKLTSETRIYSNAEDDFGRQSAFTAVLTPEEVDALQNDLANMSIQPTLDDFDQLNLKDDQITMLWKIDANQNEENVDQTLNLSNEDVDANFELTPWT; encoded by the exons ATGGGTGCAGGATATAAAGGTCCAAACTTTGGTAGAGTTCGTGGGTATTTGTTGAGTAAGTTGATGGAAGATGTGAAAAAGATGATTGAACGGTATCGTGAAATTTGGAAGCAAACTGGATGTACTATCATGACTGATGGATGGACTAATCGTTGTAGGCGCACTTTAATTAACTTCTTGTTTTATTGTCCTAAAGGAATTATCTTCCTAAAGTCTGTTGATGCTTCTCATGCCTCCAAGACTGCTGAATTATTGTTTAAGCTTTTTAAAGATGTTGTCAACTTTGTCGATCCTGAAAATGTTGTTCATATAGTGACAGACAATGCTGCAAATTATGTTGCTGTTGGAAGATTGTTGGAAGCTGAATTCCCTAAGTTGTATTGGTCTCCTTGTGCTGCACATTGTATTAATTTGATGTTGCAAGATATTGGAAAGTTGAATGAAGTCAGTGAGACAGTTTCACATGCTTCAAAGAttactaaatacatatataattattgtCATCCACTGTATCTGATGAGGAAGTTTACCGGTGGACGAGAAATACTTCGTCCAGCTCCAACTTGCTTTGCTATCAATTTCATAGCTTTGCAGAGTATTCTAGCTCAAAAAGATGCATTAAGAGCTATG ACTCTAAGTTTTGGAATATGTGCAGATATTGTCAAACTTACTGAGCCACTTGTTCGTGTGCTTCGTATTGTGGATAATGAAGATAAAGCTGTAATGGGTTTTCTTTATCAAGCTTTTAATAAGGATAGAGAAGAGATGGTAAAGAGGTTTCAACAAAAAAAGGAGATTGTGGAGCCttacttaaaaattttggatACTCGTTGGGattcacaacttaaaaaaaaacttcATGCTGCTGGCTATGGGTTAAACCCTGCTTTTCGATTCAATGCTGCTGAATTTGAAAAACATAAGCAAACCACTTTTGGCCTACTAGATGTAATTGAGAAATATTCATATGATGATTCAGAATTGAATACTAAATTGACAAGTGAGACGAGAATTTATTCTAATGCTGAAGATGATTTTGGAAGACAATCTGC ATTCACCGCCGTTTTAACTCCTGAAGAGGTTGATGCTCTACAAAATGATTTGGCAAATATGTCCATTCAACCAACTTTGGATGATTTTG ATCAATTAAATTTGAAAGATGACCAAATAACAATGCTATGGAAGATAGATGCAAATCAAAATGAGGAAAATGTTGATCAAACTCTTAATTTATCCAATGAAGATGTTGATGCCAACTTTGAGCTCACCCCTTGGACTTAA
- the LOC112801028 gene encoding metalloendoproteinase 2-MMP, whose product MNNQHIFFSLLITLFFHNTHFPVSARMFPDPSSIPGWLSSHAPPGVWDSYRNFTGCQRGKTYEGLSKIKDYFHHFGYIPNAPPSNFTDDFDEALEAAVKIYQKNFNLNVTGELDDATLSQIVRPRCGIADIINGTTAMNSGKSDTNTTATSSTKLKFHTVGHYTFFDGKPRWPEGTTELTYAFDPGNNLEDVVKNVFARAFSRWSEVTTINFNETTSFSDADVKIGFYTGNHGDGEPFDGVLGTLAHAFSPTDGRFHLDGAEDWVASGDVTTASLSTAVDLESVAVHEIGHLLGLGHTSVKEAIMYPTITAKTRKVELKDDDIAGVQNLYGSNPHYTGTTTISSRETSNGGMHVGSMWGLVILLVVGVAHLVL is encoded by the coding sequence ATGAACAATCAACAcatcttcttttctttattaatcacTCTCTTTTTCCATAACACTCACTTTCCAGTCTCGGCTCGTATGTTCCCAGATCCATCATCTATTCCGGGGTGGCTCTCCAGCCACGCGCCGCCTGGCGTTTGGGACTCGTACCGGAACTTCACCGGCTGCCAGCGTGGCAAAACATACGAAGGCCTATCCAAAATCAAAGACTACTTCCACCACTTCGGGTACATCCCCAACGCACCGCCGTCCAACTTCACTGACGACTTCGACGAGGCGCTGGAGGCTGCCGTCAAAATCTACCAGAAGAATTTCAACCTCAACGTCACCGGCGAGCTCGACGACGCAACTCTTAGCCAGATCGTCCGGCCACGGTGCGGCATCGCCGACATCATCAACGGCACGACGGCAATGAACTCGGGCAAGTCCGACACCAACACGACTGCCACAAGCAGCACGAAGCTGAAATTCCACACCGTCGGACACTACACGTTCTTCGACGGGAAGCCGCGGTGGCCGGAGGGAACGACGGAACTGACCTACGCGTTCGATCCAGGCAACAACCTCGAAGACGTTGTTAAGAACGTTTTCGCCAGAGCATTTTCGCGTTGGTCGGAGGTAACGACAATAAACTTcaatgaaacgacgtcgttttcagACGCCGACGTGAAGATAGGGTTTTACACGGGGAACCACGGAGACGGAGAACCGTTCGACGGCGTTCTTGGAACTTTGGCGCACGCGTTCTCTCCAACGGACGGGAGGTTCCACCTTGACGGTGCGGAGGACTGGGTTGCCTCCGGCGATGTGACGACGGCGTCGCTGTCGACGGCGGTGGATCTTGAATCTGTTGCGGTGCATGAAATAGGGCACTTGTTAGGGTTGGGTCACACTTCTGTGAAAGAAGCTATAATGTACCCTACGATAACTGCGAAAACGAGGAAGGTGGAGCTTAAGGATGATGACATTGCTGGTGTTCAGAACCTTTATGGTTCAAATCCTCACTATACTGGTACGACTACCATTTCTTCGCGTGAGACCAGCAATGGCGGAATGCACGTGGGGTCCATGTGGGGTTTGGTGATTCTATTGGTCGTTGGGGTTGCACATTTGGTTTTGTAA